The DNA window ATGCTCTGGACCTTCCTCGATCACAACGGCGTTGAGCCCACAAACAATCGCGCCGAACGTGCACTGCGTGGCCCGGTGATTCAGCGTAAGCTCTCATGGGGCTCGAAGAGTGAAGCGGGTTTGCGGCTGATGGAACGACTCTGGACCGCTGCCGAAACCTGCCGACGCCAGGGACGAAGCTTGCTCGACTACATCACCGCTTCTATGGAAGCGTTGCGTGGTGGAAGGGCAGCGCCGGTGCTTGCGTTGGCTTAAACGAGTAAGAAAGTAGGGGGGACTGAACGCTTACAAAACCATATATTGTGCCGGTCACGTGACCTGAGTTGGTATATTTTAATTGTAATGCCTAAACCAGTTGGCGACCGACTCAACCAGAAGTGCTCTTAACACCGGCGTAATACCAACAAAAGAATCGTGCCGTCACGAACTTTCACTGTACGAAACCAGTTCGTCATCCAGACCCACATCAACTTTATTGGCGAATATTCTCACGAGTATGGAGGCAAATAGAGCAGCATGGGTTCGATGGCTTCGTTAACGCCCACCACGTTATGAACCTTTAGGTTGTCCATCACCACGACATGTACAGGCTTCAACGTGGGACAGAGCGAATGCTCTAGCCATTCGATGAAACACAGACCGATGAGCGCGTTATTAAACGTTGTCTGCGAGGCAACTCCGGCGGCGTTGATGGCGGCAACAACCGTGACGTTCTTTCCTCGCTGGCTGGGTCGATCACCAAACGCTCGTGTGCCCTATGGAGGGCGCGCGCGCGAGCGACTCAACGCCAGATTCAGGCCCCTCTCATCGAGGATAATGACATTGTCGAGATTTAAATCGCTCATAAGACCGTCCCGAAATGCCTAACACACCTGACGATGTTTTTTACTCAGGAATCTAATAACCTGGAAGTCTTTTTTTTCATATTAACTTGAGCCGACTCAGCTCCCTGGAAATCGTTGAGGTGCTGGAGGGTTTGCCCGTGCGCTTCTCGAACATCATCCGATACTCCTCGTTGGTTCTATCAGGTCGTTCGGTGACGAATTCTAAGAGAATCGCGCGCTCTTCTTCGGTAGAAACGGGCTTTACATTACCACCATAAGGCTTGGGATTGAGGTTACCATTAAGACGTTCCAGCGCCAGCCAGCGCCCGACTGTCGCCACGCCCACATTAAAGCTGGCGGCATTCCAACTACTAATACGTCCGCCTGCCTCGCCGATAGACTGCGATGACGTGTTATCGAAGATCCAGCGAGTTGCCCTTGCCCATGCGACATTTCCATTGATAAAGTTAAGCTCACCCGAGTAGTTCTTGAAGTTGGGGTCGCGTCAACCGATCGACGTAATATATATTTCCACCTCTCACAGCACTCTCTAAAAATCAACACTTCATAAACTCCTCAAATGTTTCCATTTTCGGCAACAGACCATTAACATTTCTACCCTTCACACCCTCATTAAACTCCGCAACACTCACCACACCTGTGGAAATCCCAGCGGGGATTGCACGTGACCCGACAAGCCTACGATCATCCGTGACCACGACCGCTGGAAGCGACAAGTGCCAGAAGAGCATATTATCAACAACATCATTCTGATTCTTCTGTGCGCCATAGCCGCGAAAGATCAAATGAAGATAAAACCCCATTACACGAGCATATGGCACGGCAGCGTCCAGCTGCCTTCCACTAAACCCATCTACCTCTTTTAATTTTAGCAATATTGCTTGTGCTGCTTCCTGGGCTGATGGCGACTTTTTTGGCTGCCATGTTTTGTTAATATCTTCAACAAATTTGATCCATTCTTGGTGCTTTTGTTGCCGCAAATCTTCCGCCGGCAGTGGTCCACCGCCCATGATTATGGGCACTTCGCCCTCCAAATATCGGTATTCTCGTTCCAACTCCGACAAACTATTAGCTTCAGCAATAAACCGCCAACAATGCATTGATCTCAACTTAACCTTTTCCATATCCACCTCTCCATCCTCTCGAACCCCTGATAATCGATGAAGATCACACCCCCCTGGAAAAATCGGCAGCTCGTTATCCAACATCATTGACGCCTTTCCAACAATCTTACGCCAATCGTCAAAGCAAATATGTTGTTCTTGAAGTTGAGAGGCTAACTCCAAAAAGGTTCCATCCGCAATTGATATCCCGAGATCCTCTTGAGCATTATTAATGGCCTCCACATCGAGATGAGGTTGATCCTGATAAGCAAATTGCCGAAGAACATTCGTATCCAAAATCACTCTAATCACACCTACTCCTTCTCAATCATACCGTTGCTTTACGACGCCAACTCTACGGTTTCCATCCCACCTCCAAATACCGCCCCCCAAACGCCCTCCCCCACGCCTCGTGCCCCGCCACTCCCAACCCCACCGCACCCTCCACCAACCGCTCCAACGACAGCACCCGCACGCAGCTCTCCGGCACCTCCAACTGCTCCCGCACGCCCTCCACAGCCTTCGCTGCACCCTTATCGTCGGCCAACGCCAGCACCACCACGTGGCCATGCTTGAATCCCTCCGCCTTCTGCACCGCCTTCACCAGCAGCAGGTTCCGCCAGAGTTGGTTGGTCGCCCGCTTCACCAGCACATCCGCCGCGCCCTCCTTGCACCCGTTCGCCGGCGTGGTCAGCGCCCGATAGCTCTCCCGATCATATTCTTTCGCGCTAAAGGGCTCCGTGTATTTGGTCTCAATCCCCAAAAATCCCGGTTCGTTGTCGTGTGTCAGATACTCGACGTCGGCATCGAAGGCCGTCTTATCACCGAGTGGGTGCGCCCCCCGAGGAATCCACTCCACCTCCATCGCCGTGATCGCGGCAATATCCAGATCCAGCAGCTCGCCCAGCAGACTCGCCGCCGTCATCGGGTACTGACGCCAGTAGCCAAAAATATTGAAGCACATCGGCATGCTCGAGAGCATGTTCCGGTAGAGCCGGTCTTCCTCCAACGTGCCCCCGTGACAGACGACGTACCTTGAGCGTGCCCGGGTGTACTCCGCGATCTCCGGCGTCAAAAAGTTGAGTCCCGGGTTCTCC is part of the Lujinxingia litoralis genome and encodes:
- a CDS encoding PGN_0703 family putative restriction endonuclease produces the protein MTKPPHDSTLLSHGLAIPWDSDVLKVASDTSRTATYRRLQSYYREHVLGVGVGCDSKEVPRPNLLPAAAVAENPGLNFLTPEIAEYTRARSRYVVCHGGTLEEDRLYRNMLSSMPMCFNIFGYWRQYPMTAASLLGELLDLDIAAITAMEVEWIPRGAHPLGDKTAFDADVEYLTHDNEPGFLGIETKYTEPFSAKEYDRESYRALTTPANGCKEGAADVLVKRATNQLWRNLLLVKAVQKAEGFKHGHVVVLALADDKGAAKAVEGVREQLEVPESCVRVLSLERLVEGAVGLGVAGHEAWGRAFGGRYLEVGWKP